In one Pempheris klunzingeri isolate RE-2024b chromosome 8, fPemKlu1.hap1, whole genome shotgun sequence genomic region, the following are encoded:
- the trpv6 gene encoding transient receptor potential cation channel subfamily V member 6, translating into MSPSLARSAPSELNHWWSQLRFRLQNKKGWNEMLDETFLLYTKHINDIPLFYAAKISSVGCIKKLLSCASTNIFERGALGETALHVAVMNDNLDAAVALMDGAPELINEPMTSELFQGVTPLHIAVMNQNINLVQHLISRGADVSTPRVTGLYFRKRIGGLIYYGEHILSFAACAGNEDIISMVIDADASTRVQDYRGNTVLHILVLQPNKTIACQAIDLIMARDAELDQSVPLDMVPNYRGLTPFKLAAKEGNVVAFQHLVNKRRVVQWSLGPLTSNLYDLTEIDSWADNTSVLELIVASHQREARGILEVTPVRQLVSLKWNLYGKHYFRLLLFLYLLYIGTFTLCCAYRPLKDIPENYTKSDMDKTIRVQKTLNESYVTHEDNLRLAGEIISVLGAFVILLLEIPDILRVGAKRYFGQTALGGPFHVILISYACLVVLLCVFRACGVQGEAVVMALCLVLGWSNVMFFARGFEMLGPYVIMIQKIIFGDLTKFMWLSFIVLLGFSTSLWMVYMTQEPESVPAYRSFPITLFSQFELSVGLIDLPVDHTIATPPIVHVLHCTFSVVSYILLLNLLIAMMSDTHWRVAQERDELWRTQVVATTLMLERRLPRCLWPRLGVCGLNYGLRERWYLRVEDRNDPMFQKMRRYIKAFSKDDDTEEKSDTVKRSISGTPKLRPKNRGGFNNRKSLTGWQMIRHSALGLGMEQEGPEEDQDIKYV; encoded by the exons ATGTCTCCGTCTCTGGCCAGATCTGCTCCGAGCGAGCTCAACCATTGGTGGAGCCAGCTGAGGTTTCGCCTTCAGAACAAGAAAGGATGGAACGAGATGTTGGATGAGACGTTTCTGCTCTACACCAAACA CATAAATGACATTCCTCTCTTCTACGCGGCTAAAATCAGCAGTGTTGGTTGCATCAAGAAACTCCTAAGTTGTGCATCCACTAATATCTTTGAGAGAG GCGCTCTTGGTGAGACAGCACTTCATGTTGCTGTGATGAATGATAACCTGGACGCTGCCGTGGCTCTGATGGACGGAGCTCCTGAACTCATCAACGAGCCCATGACCTCTGAGCTCTTCCAAG GTGTTACTCCTCTCCACATCGCTGTGATGAATCAGAACATCAATCTGGTTCAACATCTGATTAGCCGTGGGGCTGATGTGTCTACACCTCGAGTCACCGGTCTGTACTTCAGGAAGAGGATAGGAGGACTCATATATTATG GTGAGCATATCCTGTCTTTTGCTGCATGTGCTGGGAATGAGGACATCATCTCCATGGTGATTGATGCGGATGCCAGCACCAGGGTCCAGGACTACCGTG GCAACACGGTGCTTCACATTTTAGTTCTGCAGCCCAACAAGACGATTGCGTGCCAGGCCATTGACCTGATTATGGCACGCGATGCAGAGCTGGACCAGTCAGTGCCACTTGACATGGTGCCCAACTACAGAGGTCTTACACCTTTTAAACTGGCTGCCAAAGAGGGAAACGTTGTG gCGTTTCAGCACCTGGTTAATAAAAGGCGTGTGGTCCAATGGAGTCTGGGCCCTTTGACCTCTAACCTGTATGACTTGACAGAGATCGATTCGTGGGCTGACAACACATCAGTGCTGGAGCTCATCGTGGCCAGTCACCAGAGAGAG GCAAGAGGGATTCTGGAGGTGACTCCTGTGAGGCAGCTGGTTAGTCTGAAGTGGAACCTGTACGGAAAACATTACTTCAG gctgctgctgttcctgtaTCTCCTGTACATTGGGACCTTCACACTGTGTTGTGCATACCGCCCTCTAAAGGACATTCCAGAGAACTACACAAAGTCAGACATGGACAAGACCATCCGtgtccagaaaacactcaat GAGAGTTATGTGACACATGAGGACAACCTGCGGCTGGCGGGTGAGATCATCAGCGTCCTGGGAGCTTTTGTCattctgctgctggag ATCCCTGACATACTGAGAGTGGGGGCCAAGCGCTATTTTGGCCAGACAGCACTGGGAGGCCCCTTCCATGTTATCCT TATCAGCTACGCGTGCttggtggtgctgctgtgtgtgtttcgaGCCTGTGGGGTGCAGGGAGAGGCCGTGGTGATGGCACTGTGTTTAGTTCTCGGCTGGAGCAACGTCATGTTCTTCGCCCGAGGTTTTGAAATGCTCGGCCCTTACGTCATCATGATACAGAAG ATTATATTTGGAGATCTGACCAAGTTTATGTGGCTGAGTTTCATTGTGCTCCTTGGTTTTTCCACCT CCCTGTGGATGGTGTATATGACCCAGGAGCCGGAGTCCGTTCCTGCATATCGCTCCTTTCCCATCACCCTCTTCTCCCAGTTTGAGCTCAGCGTGGGCCTCATTGATCTGCCTGTGGACCACACCATCGCCACCCCCCCGATTGTCCATGTGCTGCACTGCACCTTCTCTGTGGTGTCCTACATCCTTCTGCTAAATCTACTGATAGCCATGATGAGTGACACACACTGGAGGGTGGCCCAGGAGAGAGACGAGCTCTGGAggactcag GTGGTAGCCACAACTTTGATGCTGGAGAGAAGGCTGCCCCGCTGCCTGTGGCCTCGGCTCGGGGTGTGTGGGCTCAACTACGGTCTGAGGGAGCGCTGGTATCTAAG GGTTGAAGACAGAAACGACCCAATGTTTCAGAAGATGCGGCGTTACATCAAGGCTTTCTCCAAAGACGatgacacagaggagaagagtgACACAGTAAAGAGGTCCATCTCAGGAACCCCCAAGCTCAGACCTAAAAACAGAGGAGGGTTTAACAACAGGAAGTCTCTCACAGGGTGGCAGATGATTCGCCACAGTGCTTTGGGTTTGGGGATGGAGCAGGAGGGTCCAGAGGAGGACCAGGACATTAAATATGTCTAG
- the LOC139205402 gene encoding early activation antigen CD69 isoform X1 encodes MEMLDIATEGEKNVEDKGELMVQAKTEGTENLNKKEEAESNEYSKLQSPSEDIYSEAFYGDTPVKARPGKQTEGNTGLYRAVCIFLTILCLVLLLVIIVLCLKLQTGSTVCPVGEDSTAMDTTITLGPKCSYEQCQDRFPNFQSQRRSCQECPKGWLTFGQWCFYLSTFRLSWDESQRNCSTKGGSLAVISNQRTQRFLTMEGNMKYWIGLRQTGDTWTWVNNTVLRQSYWADVTPEGDCGILSSGNQPVKNWIKAPCQHYLYFICQLKL; translated from the exons ATGGAGATGCTGGATATCGcaacagagggggaaaaaaatgtagaagATAAAGGTGAACTAATGGTGCAGGCCAAAACTGAAGGAACagaaaatctgaataaaaaag AGGAAGCAGAGTCAAACGAATACTCTAAACTACAAAGTCCATCCGAGGACATCTACTCGGAGGCTTTTTATGGCGACACCCCAGTTAAAGCGAGACCAG gcAAGCAGACAGAGGGAAACACAGGCCTGTATCGCGCTGTGTGTATATTCCTCACAATACTCTGCCTGGTGCTCCTGCTGGTTATCATTGTCCTGTGTTTGAAAC TCCAAACTGGATCCACAGTCTGCCCTGTGGGAGAGGACTCAACAGCAATGGACACAACAATCACACTGGGTCCAAAATGCAGCTACGAGCAATGCCAAGATCGCTTCCCCAACTTTCAATCACAAC GTCGCAGCTGCCAGGAGTGCCCTAAAGGGTGGCTGACCTTTGGCCAGTGGTGTTTTTACCTGTCCACCTTCAGGCTGAGCTGGGATGAGAGCCAGAGGAACTGCAGCACCAAAGGAGGATCTCTGGCTGTTATTAGCAACCAGAGGACTCAG CGTTTCCTCACTATGGAGGGCAACATGAAATACTGGATTGGGCTGAGACAGACCGGAGACACATGGACCTGGGTCAACAACACTGTGCTGCGACAGAG TTATTGGGCAGATGTTACGCCAGAAGGGGATTGTGGGATCCTCAGCAGTGGGAACCAGCCTGTGAAGAACTGGATCAAGGCTCCCTGCCAACACTACCTCTACTTCATCTGTCAGCTGAAGCTGTGA
- the LOC139205402 gene encoding early activation antigen CD69 isoform X2, which yields MYIKFCRSYGKDKKDEAGAELSPESKLSVELEGGKGKQTEGNTGLYRAVCIFLTILCLVLLLVIIVLCLKLQTGSTVCPVGEDSTAMDTTITLGPKCSYEQCQDRFPNFQSQRRSCQECPKGWLTFGQWCFYLSTFRLSWDESQRNCSTKGGSLAVISNQRTQRFLTMEGNMKYWIGLRQTGDTWTWVNNTVLRQSYWADVTPEGDCGILSSGNQPVKNWIKAPCQHYLYFICQLKL from the exons ATGTACATCAAATTTTGCCGCAGCTATGGCAAGGATAAAAAAGACGAAGCCGGTGCAGAGTTGTCTCCTGAATCCAAGTTATCTGTTGAACTGGAGGGGGGAAAAG gcAAGCAGACAGAGGGAAACACAGGCCTGTATCGCGCTGTGTGTATATTCCTCACAATACTCTGCCTGGTGCTCCTGCTGGTTATCATTGTCCTGTGTTTGAAAC TCCAAACTGGATCCACAGTCTGCCCTGTGGGAGAGGACTCAACAGCAATGGACACAACAATCACACTGGGTCCAAAATGCAGCTACGAGCAATGCCAAGATCGCTTCCCCAACTTTCAATCACAAC GTCGCAGCTGCCAGGAGTGCCCTAAAGGGTGGCTGACCTTTGGCCAGTGGTGTTTTTACCTGTCCACCTTCAGGCTGAGCTGGGATGAGAGCCAGAGGAACTGCAGCACCAAAGGAGGATCTCTGGCTGTTATTAGCAACCAGAGGACTCAG CGTTTCCTCACTATGGAGGGCAACATGAAATACTGGATTGGGCTGAGACAGACCGGAGACACATGGACCTGGGTCAACAACACTGTGCTGCGACAGAG TTATTGGGCAGATGTTACGCCAGAAGGGGATTGTGGGATCCTCAGCAGTGGGAACCAGCCTGTGAAGAACTGGATCAAGGCTCCCTGCCAACACTACCTCTACTTCATCTGTCAGCTGAAGCTGTGA
- the LOC139205030 gene encoding gamma-aminobutyric acid receptor-associated protein-like 1 produces MGSQYQRSVPLEVRRAEGERVRAKHPDKIPIIVERAPRSRAPELDKKKYLVPSDLTVAQLCFMIRQRVSLSPEEALFFFVNNSLPPSSSPLSAVYEEHHEEDLFLYMTYSNESVYGA; encoded by the exons ATGGGTAGCCAGTACCAGCGCTCAGTaccactagaggtgaggagagcagagggagagagagtccGGGCCAAGCATCCTGACAAAATACCG ATCATTGTGGAGAGGGCCCCGAGGTCACGAGCGCCCGAACTGGACAAGAAGAAATACCTAGTGCCATCAGATTTAACAG TGGCCCAGTTGTGCTTCATGATCCGTCAGCGTGTTTCTTTGAGTCCAGAGGAGGCGCTCTTCTTCTTCGTCAACAACTCCCTTCCCCCATCCAGCTCCCCACTCTCAGCTGTATATGAG GAGCACCATGAGGAAGACCTGTTTCTCTACATGACCTACAGTAATGAGAGCGTGTACGGTGCCTGA